A segment of the Sphingobacterium oryzagri genome:
CAAAAAAGTGTCTGCTTCTTCCACTTATAGTGCCGATTTCAAACCAGCGTTTGCTGTAGATAATAATAATGGTACGTTGTGGCGTGCCGCGAATAATGCTGGCGACGCCTGGTTGCAGATTGATCTGGCCAAGCAAGAAAAGATTCAAACAGTATTGCTGGAAATGGAATATCCGACCTACGCTTACCAATATACTATCGAACTATCGTCAGATGGTAAGCAATGGCAGCTGTTTTCCGACCAGCGTAAAAATGATAAATGGGCAAGCCCCATCATTGCAAACGGAAACGCAACCGCGCGCTATGTGCGTCTGCGTATTTTTAATACGCAGCTCGTAGGTTTGCCGCGTGGCGTTTGGAATATCAAGGTGTACAGCGAAAATATTAGCCAGCAGACCATCTGGTCGGATGCGCAAGACATGCCTGAACCGCAAGATACACCGAAGGGCGATTTACTCGTTTTGGAGGCGGCAGATGTTTTGGCAGGAAATACGATGACACAGCTGGCAAACAAAGGTCAGCTTGCCGGTCGGTGGCAAGCCGAGGAGCCGCTAGCCGTAAAAGATTATCAAGGTAAACGCGCATTTTATTTTGATGGTGCAAACAGGCTTACCTCCAGCTTTGCCGTGCCGCAAGGTTTAGCGGGCAACGGAGCTTACACGCTGCAAATGTGGGTAAATAATCCGGAGCTGGCGCGTGTAGAACCTTTAATAAATTGGTCTAAGCCTGGGCACGATCTTACGTTGGCCAGCTTCGGTTATGGTACCGACAAAGCAGCCGGCGCGATACGGCATGGTGGATGGGCTGACATGGGCTATGATACGATGCCGCCCGCTAACCAGTGGCAGTATATTGTGCTGAGTTTTGACGGCTACATGGAGCGTCTTTATGTGAATGGAAAGTTACAAAAAGAACAAAACAAGATGTTGTTTGTGCGCACAGCCGATCATTTTACGATTGGCGGACTGGCCGATGATTTTTTTGACGGTTATGTGGCCTCGCTGCGCTTGGCGAATAAGGCACTGACCAGCGAAGAAGTCATGGCCGCCTTCCAGGCCGCTACGATAAGCGATTACAGCTTGTCGCTTGAGACGGCGGATTTACCGTTAGGAAAACGGACATCCCTACCGATTTTCGGAAATGCCGTCCCGGCACATACGCAAGCCACAATGCAAGGCGAAATTAAAAGCTATGCCGGAAGAATCGGGCTGGCTGCAACAACAATTGAACTACCGGAACTGGATAAGTTGCTGGCCACGGAAAACTATACGGCAGTTTTTGATGTATATGACGGGAAAGTTTGGGCATTACTGGTCGTACGAAAAAAGGACGGTAAAATTAGTTATTACCGTAATGGTAAACCGGTCACCAATCTACCCTTTGTTAAATCGGGTAAATTAGCTACCGCAAGAATCGTAAATGATATGTCTGCTATTCACAGCATACACGTTAGTTCTGAAGATCAACATGATCAGGATATTCAAACTACTTACGAAGCTTGGTTGGGCAAGACACAGGCAGCCCTGCTGCAAGAGCCTCTTACGGTTGATCGTACGCCGTATCGTATAAATGAAGATCAACTGTTTATAAGCCTTAAAAATCCAAATAAAGCATTACAATACCAATTTAAGTACGGCGAGCAAGCATCTGCTTGGAGCAACGCCGCGCATGCGCTCTTCACGTATGACCAGCGGCTGAGCGATGTGCAAGCTTTCGCGAGAGATCGCTTTGGCAACGTGAGCCAAGAGGCCGCTTTTACGTTAGCCAAAAAGGCGCCAATCAACTTGCCAAGCAGCATGCAGCGATTCGACCTTACACAAACAAAAGAACTTCCATTTTGGGATGGGATGAACTTGCCGTCGGCAACAGATCGCATGCAGGTGGAGGTTTCGGCAGTAGATGGCGCATGGCGCCTAGGGTCGAAAGATACCAAATGGGGTAAAAAGGAAGAGATGGGCCCATTTCTGTTTAAGAAGCTTTCGGGCGACTTCACTATTGAACTACACGTTGAAGATGTCGTTGGTAAGGATAGTGGAACGCGTACATCAAGCGAAGCGGGCCTGATGTTGCAAGATGCGGAAAATCCACGTGCCTATATTAATAATACCGTGTTGACAGGTTGGAACCTCGGTATTCTCACGCGAAACATCGGTTCTTCGATTTATAAAGAAGCCAATACAGGTACGGGTTTGGCTTACGAGTCGTTTTTGCAAATACAAAAAGTGGGCGCTTTATTTTATCTGCGCTCCTCAAAAGATGGCTTGCACTGGCAAGATCTGCCCAATAGTCCGATGCATCGTCCGGATTTGGCCGAGAAACCATTACTGGTTGGCATTTATCAAGTCGCCAAT
Coding sequences within it:
- a CDS encoding family 43 glycosylhydrolase, with translation MKAFIYFCLSVAVLFLQSVFAQKNATSPNVGNPILPGYFADPTIKKIGDTYYMYATTDGNGGGFGPSQVWTSKDFVNWAIQPMNWPNTHWYWAPDMTKGYDGRYYLYYSQPVELYGAVSDTPVGPWTSLAANDQAIVPNYKIPGVITLDGQTFTDDDGKIYMFWGTWGIYPEHGCAVGLLNPDMKTFARIELIPNTVAKDFFEAPIMFKRKGIYYLLYSSGHCEDHTYRVQYVKSKNGPFGPYEYPAENPILVTNADGTIHGPGHNGILEENGKHYIVYHRHNNPHSGGGFHRQVAADELLFDENGDIKNVVPTHEGIGFLGKNTRPFNDLALGKKVSASSTYSADFKPAFAVDNNNGTLWRAANNAGDAWLQIDLAKQEKIQTVLLEMEYPTYAYQYTIELSSDGKQWQLFSDQRKNDKWASPIIANGNATARYVRLRIFNTQLVGLPRGVWNIKVYSENISQQTIWSDAQDMPEPQDTPKGDLLVLEAADVLAGNTMTQLANKGQLAGRWQAEEPLAVKDYQGKRAFYFDGANRLTSSFAVPQGLAGNGAYTLQMWVNNPELARVEPLINWSKPGHDLTLASFGYGTDKAAGAIRHGGWADMGYDTMPPANQWQYIVLSFDGYMERLYVNGKLQKEQNKMLFVRTADHFTIGGLADDFFDGYVASLRLANKALTSEEVMAAFQAATISDYSLSLETADLPLGKRTSLPIFGNAVPAHTQATMQGEIKSYAGRIGLAATTIELPELDKLLATENYTAVFDVYDGKVWALLVVRKKDGKISYYRNGKPVTNLPFVKSGKLATARIVNDMSAIHSIHVSSEDQHDQDIQTTYEAWLGKTQAALLQEPLTVDRTPYRINEDQLFISLKNPNKALQYQFKYGEQASAWSNAAHALFTYDQRLSDVQAFARDRFGNVSQEAAFTLAKKAPINLPSSMQRFDLTQTKELPFWDGMNLPSATDRMQVEVSAVDGAWRLGSKDTKWGKKEEMGPFLFKKLSGDFTIELHVEDVVGKDSGTRTSSEAGLMLQDAENPRAYINNTVLTGWNLGILTRNIGSSIYKEANTGTGLAYESFLQIQKVGALFYLRSSKDGLHWQDLPNSPMHRPDLAEKPLLVGIYQVANNNQFGYGVFKNVKIWLMNP